Proteins from a single region of Acidianus ambivalens:
- a CDS encoding HemK2/MTQ2 family protein methyltransferase, with protein sequence MSSYRTIEFNGIKLCINDEVYEPAEDTEFLLSIVKIKKGEKVIEIGSGSGILSIISAKMGGKVYSIDINPFASLATLCSSKLNNLDIDVINCDMLTCLRNITFDVGIFNPPYLPFEEYDDWIKYSWSGGKSGSEVLVDFINTISARRLYILYSSLSNEDKILEAIRKRKMVINRKIEKTFGFERLIALELNAEGSIS encoded by the coding sequence ATGTCAAGTTATAGAACTATTGAATTTAATGGGATTAAATTATGTATAAACGACGAAGTTTATGAGCCTGCAGAAGATACCGAATTTCTGCTTTCAATTGTTAAAATTAAGAAAGGAGAAAAAGTTATAGAAATTGGTTCTGGATCTGGTATACTTAGTATAATTTCAGCTAAAATGGGTGGAAAAGTGTATTCCATCGATATTAATCCTTTCGCGTCTTTAGCTACGTTATGTAGTTCTAAGCTTAATAACCTTGATATAGATGTTATTAACTGTGACATGTTAACGTGCTTAAGAAATATAACATTTGACGTTGGTATATTTAATCCACCATATTTGCCTTTTGAAGAGTACGATGATTGGATAAAATATAGCTGGTCTGGAGGCAAATCTGGATCTGAGGTTTTAGTTGATTTTATTAACACAATATCTGCTAGAAGATTATACATATTGTATTCTTCTCTGTCTAATGAAGATAAAATATTAGAGGCTATTAGAAAAAGGAAAATGGTAATTAATAGGAAAATAGAAAAAACTTTTGGCTTTGAAAGGCTTATAGCATTAGAGCTTAATGCTGAGGGTAGTATTAGTTGA
- a CDS encoding 16S ribosomal RNA methyltransferase A, producing the protein MKLSQNFLVNKFFVSKFSSYVKNDIKPIVEVGCGKGNISKVINPDLCIEIDDKFIKYLRTYNLIIADARFLPIKRGQIVSSLPYSITEDFFLEVSKLDQVISLVLILQKDFIDKILNYATYISFLLNYIFDIKTHEVIPPSAFTPSPKVYSIIVTFMRKRAYNAKVDEYLKCVSRFRNKKLKNVGEYCGFTSNSEKRVREFKPCQVIELLNLMGLNYV; encoded by the coding sequence ATGAAACTTTCACAAAATTTTTTGGTTAATAAGTTTTTTGTTTCTAAATTTTCATCCTATGTAAAAAATGATATAAAGCCAATTGTTGAAGTTGGATGCGGTAAAGGTAATATTTCTAAGGTTATTAATCCTGATTTATGCATAGAGATTGATGATAAATTCATTAAATATCTTAGAACTTATAACCTTATTATCGCAGATGCGAGATTTTTACCTATAAAGAGAGGTCAGATAGTCTCCTCCTTACCTTATTCTATTACTGAAGATTTTTTCTTGGAAGTAAGTAAACTGGATCAAGTAATCAGTTTAGTTTTAATCTTACAAAAAGATTTTATAGATAAAATATTAAATTATGCTACTTATATTTCTTTCTTACTTAACTATATTTTTGATATTAAAACTCACGAGGTTATTCCTCCTTCAGCTTTTACACCAAGCCCTAAGGTTTATTCAATTATAGTAACTTTTATGAGGAAAAGGGCATATAATGCAAAAGTAGACGAGTATTTAAAATGTGTTAGCAGATTTAGGAATAAGAAATTAAAAAACGTAGGAGAATATTGCGGCTTTACATCTAATAGCGAAAAGCGCGTGAGGGAGTTTAAACCATGTCAAGTTATAGAACTATTGAATTTAATGGGATTAAATTATGTATAA